Proteins encoded in a region of the Deinococcus fonticola genome:
- the murF gene encoding UDP-N-acetylmuramoyl-tripeptide--D-alanyl-D-alanine ligase, with the protein MLDPFAALPFAAAVHPEARAAQRLTWDSRGAGPDTAFVALPGEQMHGNRFVEQALAAGAPFVLTDLEVPRAVRVPDAQAALLAWARHERASNALVVGITGSAGKTTAKSYVAAALDALYMPVYNTIPAIACFLIEASGLGRPLVVEMGIDRPGEMAELMALVNPNVGVVTSIGPAHLEQLGSVERIASEKGLILQGRELALVGQQAAAWYPDAPSYGFAGAHWAGEALTLTPEGASFRYPQGGGSGSVEVHLPLAARVQAEAAVLGLALAGWAGVPLQEAARRLAGVSVPGGRYRVLPGRFTVIDDAYNASPVAVKAALDALHALPGRRISVLGRMLELGPTERELHAEVGAYARQRADLTFGVGEFAAELGERAYRSVPELTEALLGTVQDGDTVLVKASRGISWTPERRAAQGVGLDTVVEALLGYRGD; encoded by the coding sequence ATGCTTGATCCGTTTGCTGCTCTGCCGTTCGCCGCCGCTGTTCACCCGGAGGCCCGCGCGGCGCAGCGGCTCACCTGGGATTCGCGCGGGGCCGGGCCGGACACGGCGTTCGTGGCCCTGCCGGGCGAACAGATGCACGGCAACCGCTTCGTGGAGCAGGCGCTGGCGGCGGGGGCGCCCTTCGTGCTGACCGACCTGGAGGTGCCGCGCGCCGTGCGCGTGCCGGACGCCCAGGCCGCGCTGCTGGCGTGGGCGCGCCACGAGCGGGCCAGCAATGCGCTGGTGGTGGGCATCACCGGCAGCGCTGGAAAGACCACCGCAAAAAGCTACGTGGCAGCGGCGCTGGACGCGCTGTACATGCCGGTCTACAACACCATTCCGGCCATCGCCTGCTTTCTGATCGAGGCCAGCGGCCTGGGCCGACCGCTGGTGGTGGAGATGGGCATCGACCGCCCCGGCGAGATGGCGGAACTGATGGCCCTGGTCAATCCGAACGTGGGCGTGGTCACCTCGATCGGCCCGGCGCACCTGGAGCAACTGGGCAGCGTGGAACGCATCGCGTCCGAGAAGGGCCTGATCCTGCAGGGCCGCGAACTGGCGCTGGTGGGGCAGCAGGCCGCCGCCTGGTATCCGGACGCGCCGTCCTACGGTTTCGCGGGCGCGCACTGGGCGGGTGAAGCCCTGACCCTGACCCCAGAGGGCGCTTCGTTCCGTTACCCGCAGGGCGGGGGGAGCGGCAGTGTGGAAGTTCACCTGCCGCTGGCCGCGCGGGTGCAGGCCGAAGCGGCGGTGCTGGGGCTGGCGCTGGCCGGGTGGGCGGGGGTGCCGCTGCAGGAAGCGGCGCGGCGCCTGGCGGGTGTGAGCGTACCGGGGGGGCGTTACCGCGTGCTGCCGGGGCGCTTTACCGTGATCGACGACGCTTACAACGCTTCCCCAGTGGCGGTCAAGGCCGCGCTGGACGCCCTGCACGCCTTGCCTGGGCGGCGCATCAGCGTGCTGGGGCGCATGCTGGAACTCGGCCCGACCGAGCGGGAATTACATGCCGAAGTGGGCGCTTACGCCCGCCAGCGGGCCGACCTGACCTTCGGGGTGGGCGAATTTGCCGCCGAACTGGGGGAGCGGGCTTACCGCAGCGTGCCGGAATTGACCGAGGCGCTGCTGGGCACCGTTCAGGACGGCGATACCGTGCTGGTGAAGGCCAGCCGCGGCATCAGCTGGACGCCGGAACGCCGCGCGGCGCAGGGCGTGGGGCTCGACACCGTGGTCGAGGCCCTGCTGGGGTATCGGGGCGACTGA
- the pilM gene encoding type IV pilus assembly protein PilM, whose product MSSFINRLLNPRPAAIGVEIGTSAIKVVALRAGSPPSLQHAVMVPTPIGSMRDGLVVEPQAVASELRSLLAEHHITTKYAVTAVPNQSAVTRNIMVPRMDRKDLQEAIKWEAERYIPYPIDEVSLDFDLLDDPEEIPENGQMEAVIAAAPTEHVARQVEVLRLAGLEPTVIDLKSFAALRALRGNLLGEHLTKSTLTGSNYTESGEVALVMEIGASSSVINLVRGDRILMTRNINVSADDFTTALQKSFDLDFTAAEDVKLGYATATTPTEDEEDLLNFDMSREQYSPARVFEVVRPVLGDLITEIRRSLEFYRVQSGDVVVDRTFLAGGGAKLRGLSSAISDALGFRVEVASPWLTVQTDQANVDTGYLQTNAPEFTVPLGLALRGVTGRG is encoded by the coding sequence ATGTCGAGCTTTATCAACCGTCTACTGAACCCGCGCCCGGCGGCCATCGGCGTCGAAATTGGCACCAGTGCCATCAAGGTCGTGGCCCTACGCGCCGGTTCGCCGCCATCCTTACAACACGCCGTGATGGTGCCCACGCCCATCGGCAGCATGCGCGACGGCCTGGTCGTCGAGCCGCAGGCTGTGGCCAGCGAACTGCGCAGTCTCCTGGCCGAGCACCACATCACCACCAAGTACGCCGTGACCGCCGTGCCCAACCAGTCGGCGGTCACGCGCAACATCATGGTGCCGCGCATGGACCGCAAGGACTTACAGGAAGCCATCAAGTGGGAAGCCGAGCGCTACATCCCCTACCCCATCGATGAAGTCAGCCTGGATTTCGACCTGCTCGACGACCCGGAAGAGATTCCCGAGAACGGCCAGATGGAAGCCGTGATCGCCGCCGCGCCCACCGAGCACGTGGCGCGGCAGGTCGAGGTGCTGCGCCTGGCCGGCCTGGAACCCACCGTCATCGACCTCAAGAGCTTCGCGGCGCTGCGCGCCCTGCGCGGCAACCTGCTGGGCGAGCACCTCACCAAAAGCACCCTGACCGGCAGCAACTACACCGAGTCCGGCGAGGTCGCGCTGGTCATGGAGATCGGCGCGAGCAGCAGCGTCATCAACCTGGTGCGCGGCGACCGCATTCTCATGACTCGCAACATCAACGTCAGTGCCGACGACTTCACCACCGCCCTGCAAAAGTCCTTCGACCTGGACTTCACGGCCGCCGAGGACGTGAAACTGGGCTACGCCACCGCCACCACCCCCACCGAGGACGAGGAAGACCTGCTGAACTTCGACATGAGCCGCGAACAGTACAGCCCCGCGCGCGTGTTCGAGGTGGTGCGCCCGGTGCTGGGTGACCTGATCACCGAGATTCGCCGCAGCCTGGAGTTCTACCGTGTGCAAAGCGGCGACGTGGTGGTCGACCGTACCTTCCTGGCAGGCGGCGGCGCGAAACTGCGCGGCCTGTCCTCGGCCATCAGCGACGCGCTGGGCTTCCGGGTGGAAGTCGCCAGCCCCTGGCTGACCGTGCAGACCGACCAGGCCAATGTGGACACCGGCTACCTGCAAACGAACGCCCCCGAATTTACCGTGCCGCTGGGCCTGGCCCTCCGGGGGGTGACTGGCCGTGGTTGA
- a CDS encoding fimbrial assembly protein, with amino-acid sequence MVEINLLPQQYRKQSAPDAWKYGSVAAVAVTLAAMGVMWGLTSQNVRQLQGQIDSVQGDITALTPQKQKYDELVTQQQNLEKVTSVAQTLKGTKTYWSNDLAVFSREIPASSGVALTKLTMRDKKPEELTTDQGNGIFIGKAVRRELDLSGAASSQQAVINFLNTFENSPGFGVNFQGMQRDDKSGAYTFNARVGIVGDSPAATATPAAPGAAPGTAATAPAPAAPAAPAGGTNGN; translated from the coding sequence GTGGTTGAAATCAACCTTCTTCCGCAGCAATACCGCAAGCAGTCGGCTCCAGACGCCTGGAAGTACGGCTCGGTGGCCGCCGTGGCCGTGACGCTGGCCGCCATGGGCGTCATGTGGGGCCTGACCAGCCAGAACGTGCGCCAGCTTCAGGGCCAGATCGACAGCGTGCAGGGCGACATCACGGCCCTGACGCCGCAGAAGCAGAAGTACGACGAACTGGTCACCCAGCAGCAGAACCTGGAAAAAGTCACCAGCGTCGCACAGACCCTCAAGGGCACCAAAACCTACTGGTCGAACGACCTGGCGGTCTTCAGCCGCGAAATCCCGGCGTCTTCCGGCGTGGCCCTGACCAAACTGACCATGCGCGACAAGAAGCCCGAGGAACTGACCACCGATCAGGGGAACGGCATTTTCATCGGCAAGGCGGTGCGCCGCGAACTGGATCTGAGCGGCGCGGCCAGCAGCCAGCAGGCGGTCATCAACTTCCTGAACACCTTCGAGAACAGCCCCGGATTCGGCGTGAATTTCCAGGGCATGCAGCGCGACGACAAGAGCGGCGCCTACACCTTCAATGCCAGGGTCGGCATCGTCGGTGACAGCCCGGCAGCTACTGCTACGCCAGCCGCCCCAGGGGCCGCACCAGGCACGGCGGCTACTGCGCCCGCACCGGCAGCTCCCGCTGCGCCGGCAGGGGGAACCAATGGCAACTAA
- the pilO gene encoding type 4a pilus biogenesis protein PilO, which produces MATKLTPQTQFLLVAALCLLALLAFFLYYYKPKQETLTMMRDDLAAKQNTAEQYRAAAAAIPDLTAKVGKLEQERAEFVRALPTTQQFGQVVDQLRANASASKTEVTSLTFANSQAPNLPAGVRPINVNMAVQGQFGQLFQLMRRMETQNRFTTLNTLDLQLPKADSFNPNLQGTLALTVYTFDPAQAALPTNAAPAGTTAAPAAPASGGTP; this is translated from the coding sequence ATGGCAACTAAACTCACTCCTCAAACACAGTTCCTGCTGGTGGCCGCCCTGTGCCTGCTGGCCCTGCTGGCTTTCTTCCTGTACTACTACAAGCCCAAGCAGGAGACCCTGACCATGATGCGCGACGACCTGGCGGCCAAACAGAACACCGCCGAACAGTACCGCGCCGCCGCCGCCGCCATTCCGGATCTGACGGCCAAGGTCGGCAAACTGGAGCAGGAACGGGCGGAGTTCGTGCGGGCGCTGCCCACCACCCAGCAGTTCGGGCAGGTGGTCGACCAGTTGCGGGCCAACGCCAGCGCCAGCAAAACCGAAGTGACCAGCCTGACATTCGCCAACAGCCAGGCCCCCAACCTGCCGGCAGGCGTGCGGCCCATCAACGTCAACATGGCCGTGCAGGGCCAGTTCGGGCAGCTCTTTCAACTGATGCGCCGCATGGAAACCCAGAACCGCTTCACGACCTTGAACACCCTTGACCTGCAACTGCCCAAGGCCGACAGCTTCAACCCGAACCTGCAGGGCACGCTGGCGCTGACCGTCTACACCTTCGATCCTGCCCAGGCGGCCCTGCCCACGAACGCCGCGCCGGCCGGAACAACGGCGGCCCCAGCGGCCCCCGCCAGCGGAGGCACCCCATGA
- a CDS encoding secretin N-terminal domain-containing protein, producing MNKRHVLLLTAVLGMAALPVLAQSSAPTDAQLRTDKITVETGTYTGPLSSLLAAIAKTAGYGLILDTDVDLQQTPATTPTSGAATPAPTGRPVVYSFKDKPFNEVWPLLMDVYGLSYEVIQVGGQPVLRVGNAPIQRIVNLKNADAKTVVEQVSRLFGEPIVQDNPQRDASGNVVGFNKQIVGYKFNSPSLKIVGDDKTNSIVVIGTNKEVIDVINAIQNVDVQERTVSGSKTYIANKDTASVVKFIESTAPDIKVTTFSGTNKIFLEGPEKRLSYIDGLLNQFDLAEIATKENDPSLIQTVRIVYTAKSGAANANNLTAVLSSQFPRVRFTPLAGTANIILNGTQSDIKEAQSLLAQIDIAPATAPTTVQRVFQLVNASAEEVKATLEGTLQKEVTSTAQRGTGTTLLDVNGNPISALVPPSQQASADAQGLKTTDLSGTTPTTAPDMPNIIADKRTNTIIVRGTPLQVDQVAELIPQLDKVVPQINVQVRIQELTDSATRSLGLNANLNFGGFSIGTSSGTGLAATFDPTKTLMGFNIFPTLTALETQNLARRVYDGNVTMQSGQRALGGTSQTENASSTAAASVKSGGSLEINIPSQAANIPSIQKTIDYGVILDFFSPQVAPDGTITVRVRGKVNTPPANITANNIPYVLNFQNSEAQSLVSFKSGETLLLAGLMGNTAANGSTGIPYLSKFGIGGTTTKDSKFSQLLVIITGTIVK from the coding sequence ATGAATAAACGACACGTTCTTCTCCTGACCGCCGTGCTGGGCATGGCCGCCCTCCCCGTCCTCGCCCAGTCGTCGGCCCCCACCGACGCGCAACTGCGTACCGACAAGATCACGGTGGAAACCGGCACCTACACCGGCCCGCTGTCCAGCCTGCTGGCCGCCATCGCCAAGACGGCCGGCTACGGCCTGATCCTCGACACGGATGTCGACCTGCAACAGACGCCGGCCACCACACCCACTTCCGGCGCCGCCACGCCTGCTCCGACGGGTCGCCCGGTGGTGTACTCCTTCAAGGACAAACCGTTCAACGAAGTGTGGCCCCTGCTGATGGACGTGTACGGCCTGAGCTACGAGGTCATTCAGGTGGGCGGCCAGCCGGTGCTGCGCGTCGGCAATGCCCCCATTCAGCGCATCGTGAATCTGAAGAACGCCGACGCTAAAACTGTCGTGGAACAAGTTAGTCGCCTATTCGGTGAGCCAATAGTTCAAGACAACCCACAACGGGATGCTTCAGGCAATGTAGTAGGTTTTAATAAACAGATTGTCGGTTACAAATTTAATTCACCCTCACTGAAGATTGTTGGGGACGATAAGACAAATAGTATTGTCGTCATTGGTACGAATAAAGAAGTCATTGATGTTATAAATGCGATTCAAAATGTTGATGTTCAGGAAAGGACTGTATCTGGATCAAAAACATATATTGCCAATAAAGACACGGCATCTGTTGTTAAATTCATTGAATCTACCGCCCCCGATATCAAAGTAACTACTTTTAGCGGAACTAACAAAATTTTCCTTGAAGGCCCAGAAAAACGTCTTAGTTACATTGATGGATTGCTAAATCAGTTCGATCTAGCAGAGATTGCAACTAAGGAAAATGACCCATCACTTATCCAAACGGTTAGAATTGTTTATACTGCCAAGTCGGGTGCAGCAAATGCCAATAATCTAACTGCCGTCCTATCAAGCCAGTTTCCCAGAGTTCGTTTCACACCACTGGCAGGAACAGCAAATATCATTCTCAATGGTACCCAATCTGACATTAAAGAGGCCCAAAGCCTGTTAGCTCAGATTGATATTGCTCCAGCCACCGCGCCCACCACCGTGCAGCGCGTGTTTCAACTGGTGAACGCCAGCGCCGAGGAAGTCAAGGCCACGCTGGAAGGCACCCTGCAAAAGGAAGTGACGAGTACCGCCCAGCGCGGCACCGGCACCACCCTGCTGGACGTGAACGGCAACCCCATCAGCGCCCTGGTGCCCCCCAGCCAGCAGGCCAGCGCCGACGCGCAGGGCCTGAAGACCACGGACCTGAGCGGCACCACGCCAACCACGGCGCCCGACATGCCGAACATCATCGCCGACAAGCGCACCAACACCATCATCGTGCGCGGCACGCCGCTTCAGGTGGATCAGGTGGCGGAACTTATTCCGCAACTCGACAAGGTGGTGCCGCAGATCAACGTGCAGGTTCGCATTCAGGAACTGACCGACTCGGCGACCCGCAGCCTGGGCCTGAACGCCAACCTCAACTTCGGCGGCTTCAGCATCGGCACCTCGTCGGGCACCGGCCTGGCCGCCACCTTCGACCCCACCAAGACGCTGATGGGCTTCAACATCTTCCCCACCCTGACGGCCCTGGAAACCCAGAACCTGGCGCGCCGGGTGTACGACGGCAACGTCACCATGCAGAGCGGCCAGCGTGCTCTGGGCGGCACGAGCCAGACGGAAAATGCGTCGTCCACCGCCGCCGCCTCGGTCAAGTCGGGCGGTTCGCTGGAAATCAACATTCCCAGCCAGGCGGCCAACATTCCCAGCATTCAGAAAACCATCGATTACGGCGTGATTCTGGATTTCTTCAGCCCGCAGGTGGCCCCAGACGGCACCATCACCGTGCGCGTGCGCGGCAAGGTGAACACACCGCCGGCCAACATTACGGCCAACAACATCCCCTACGTCCTGAACTTCCAGAACAGCGAGGCGCAGAGCCTGGTGTCCTTCAAGAGCGGCGAAACGCTGCTGCTGGCCGGCCTGATGGGCAACACCGCGGCGAACGGCAGCACCGGGATTCCCTACCTGTCGAAGTTCGGTATCGGTGGAACGACCACCAAGGACAGCAAGTTCTCGCAACTGCTGGTCATCATCACCGGCACCATCGTCAAGTAA
- the aroC gene encoding chorismate synthase, producing MRYLTAGESHGPQLTAIIEGLPSQLPLGKGDIDPWLRRRQGGYGRGRRMVIETDEADILSGVRSGRTTGAPVTLVIANKDHRNWTEIMSPEAGGEPRKKALTDARPGHADLTGGIKYRHRDLRDVLERASARETAARVAVGSVALKLLSELGVQGANFVSSLAGIETRQAFSWDALDAIEDSDLRTPDADAAGQMRERIDQAKKDGDTLGGILEVRFRGLPVGLGSFVHYDRKLDGRIAQACLSVQAMKGVEIGRAFENAMKPGSGVHDAVYYREGSYARDTNSAGGLEAGMTNGEELIVRVAMKPIATLMKPLPTVNVVTHEPSDAARERSDTTAVPAAGVILQCVIGWVLAEALLEKFGGDTLPELQERVAAARTFAREY from the coding sequence ATGAGGTACTTGACTGCCGGGGAGTCGCACGGGCCGCAATTGACGGCCATCATCGAGGGGTTGCCTTCGCAGTTGCCGCTGGGCAAGGGGGACATCGATCCGTGGCTGCGCCGGCGTCAGGGCGGGTACGGGCGTGGGCGGCGCATGGTCATCGAGACGGACGAGGCCGACATCCTGAGTGGGGTGCGTTCGGGCCGCACGACGGGCGCGCCGGTCACGCTGGTGATTGCCAACAAGGATCACCGCAACTGGACGGAGATCATGTCGCCGGAAGCAGGTGGGGAGCCGCGCAAGAAGGCCCTGACCGATGCGCGGCCCGGTCACGCCGACCTGACCGGCGGCATCAAGTACCGCCACCGGGATTTGCGCGATGTGCTGGAACGGGCCTCGGCGCGGGAAACGGCCGCCAGGGTGGCGGTGGGCAGCGTGGCGCTGAAGTTGTTGTCCGAACTGGGCGTGCAGGGCGCAAACTTCGTGTCGAGTCTGGCTGGTATCGAGACGCGACAGGCATTCAGCTGGGACGCGCTGGACGCCATCGAGGACTCTGACCTGCGTACACCCGACGCGGACGCGGCCGGGCAGATGCGCGAGCGGATCGATCAGGCCAAGAAGGACGGGGACACGCTGGGCGGCATTCTGGAGGTGCGCTTCCGGGGCTTGCCGGTCGGTCTTGGAAGTTTCGTGCATTACGACCGGAAACTGGATGGCCGGATTGCGCAGGCGTGCCTCAGCGTGCAGGCCATGAAAGGCGTGGAGATCGGGCGGGCCTTCGAGAACGCCATGAAACCCGGCAGCGGCGTGCACGACGCCGTGTACTACCGCGAGGGCAGCTACGCGCGCGACACGAACAGCGCGGGCGGCCTGGAAGCCGGCATGACCAACGGCGAGGAGTTGATCGTGCGGGTCGCCATGAAACCCATCGCCACCCTGATGAAGCCCCTCCCCACCGTGAATGTCGTGACGCACGAGCCTTCGGACGCGGCGCGGGAACGCAGCGACACCACCGCGGTGCCGGCAGCGGGCGTGATCCTGCAGTGCGTGATCGGCTGGGTGCTGGCCGAAGCCCTGCTGGAAAAATTCGGTGGGGATACCCTGCCCGAATTACAGGAGCGCGTGGCCGCCGCCCGGACGTTCGCGCGGGAGTACTGA
- a CDS encoding shikimate kinase: protein MSNSGLIERPVTWVALAGFMGTGKSRVGWELSRALALHFVDTDKLITRVVGKSIPEVFAQEGEGYFRACEHEVVQRVTRLEHAVISLGGGTFIHEENRRRLLQRGPVVVLWATPETVYQRTKNSDRPLLKSEDPLSKIKNLMDERESIYREGTIHVHSDGRPSEEIVEEILERLERWAEVHQAWPEITEAEWSDCVTD from the coding sequence ATGTCAAATTCCGGCCTGATCGAGCGACCCGTCACCTGGGTGGCCCTGGCTGGGTTCATGGGCACCGGGAAAAGCCGCGTGGGCTGGGAACTCTCTCGGGCGCTGGCGCTTCACTTCGTGGATACCGACAAACTCATCACGCGCGTGGTGGGCAAAAGCATTCCCGAGGTGTTCGCGCAGGAAGGCGAAGGCTACTTCCGCGCCTGCGAACACGAGGTGGTGCAGCGTGTCACGCGGCTGGAACACGCCGTGATCAGCCTGGGGGGCGGCACCTTCATTCACGAGGAGAACCGCCGCCGCCTGCTGCAACGCGGCCCGGTGGTGGTGCTGTGGGCCACACCGGAAACCGTATACCAGCGCACGAAAAACAGTGACCGCCCGCTGCTGAAGTCGGAAGATCCCCTCAGCAAAATCAAGAACCTGATGGACGAACGCGAAAGCATTTACCGCGAGGGCACCATTCACGTTCACAGTGACGGACGACCCAGCGAGGAGATCGTCGAGGAGATTCTCGAGCGCCTGGAACGCTGGGCCGAGGTGCATCAGGCCTGGCCGGAGATCACGGAAGCGGAGTGGAGCGACTGTGTCACCGATTGA
- the aroB gene encoding 3-dehydroquinate synthase, translating to MGAGLLSQIRVKERQVALIHAEDLPGEYVKEVEAGLQPVVTVRVPARDACKTLDVYANVLSQLAQVNLPRDGAVIGLGGGAVTDLAGFVAASYLRGVAFYTLPTTLLGMVDAAVGGKTGVNLPEGKNLVGAFWPPQAVWCDTDTLTSLPPAVFREGAAEAFKHGLIADPTLLTRVLDPEFRPGGALLESTLADAIAVKAAVVTRDLTEQGERAFLNFGHTLAHALEGVTHQGIAHGEAVGYGMHYAAILSREMGGADLTGHTRKFLDWQQPTSLPALKFDEVTAYMNRDKKADSDGVRFVLLRDVAQPYLTRVPEDVLRRSFGEWLGQIQTR from the coding sequence GTGGGTGCCGGGTTGCTCTCGCAGATCAGGGTCAAAGAGCGTCAGGTGGCCCTGATCCACGCTGAAGATCTGCCGGGCGAGTACGTAAAAGAGGTGGAGGCCGGCCTGCAACCTGTCGTGACGGTGCGCGTCCCCGCGCGTGACGCCTGTAAAACGCTGGACGTGTACGCGAACGTGTTGTCACAACTGGCGCAGGTGAACCTGCCGCGTGACGGCGCGGTGATCGGTCTGGGCGGCGGGGCCGTGACGGATCTAGCAGGGTTCGTGGCCGCCTCTTACCTGCGCGGGGTGGCTTTTTACACCCTGCCGACCACGCTGCTGGGCATGGTGGACGCTGCCGTGGGGGGCAAAACAGGCGTGAATTTACCCGAGGGTAAAAATCTGGTGGGCGCCTTCTGGCCGCCGCAAGCCGTGTGGTGCGATACCGACACCTTGACCAGCCTGCCGCCCGCCGTATTCCGTGAGGGCGCGGCGGAAGCCTTCAAGCATGGCCTGATTGCCGATCCGACACTCCTGACCCGTGTGCTCGACCCGGAATTCAGGCCCGGCGGCGCCCTGCTGGAAAGCACCCTGGCCGATGCCATTGCCGTCAAGGCCGCCGTCGTGACCCGTGACCTGACCGAGCAGGGCGAACGGGCGTTCCTGAATTTCGGTCACACACTGGCGCACGCCCTCGAGGGCGTTACGCATCAGGGCATAGCGCACGGCGAGGCGGTGGGGTACGGCATGCATTACGCCGCCATCCTCAGCCGCGAGATGGGCGGCGCCGACCTGACCGGGCACACACGGAAGTTCCTCGACTGGCAGCAGCCCACGTCCCTGCCTGCCCTGAAGTTCGATGAGGTGACGGCTTACATGAACCGCGACAAGAAGGCCGACAGCGACGGCGTGCGCTTCGTGCTGCTGCGCGATGTCGCCCAGCCTTATCTGACGAGGGTGCCGGAGGATGTGCTGCGCCGTTCGTTCGGGGAATGGCTGGGGCAGATTCAAACTCGCTGA